In the genome of Arthrobacter sp. PAMC25284, the window CACGTTGCGGTGGCCCAGGCTGTAGACGGGATTGTCGCCGAAAGGATTCCCGGGGGCAGGATCGCCGTCCGGCGTGAGCCGCAGGATCTTCCCGCCCAGGGCGTTCCTGTCCTGTGGCTGGTCGCGGCGTTGCGAATCGCCCGTTCCCACATAGAGGAAGCCGTCCGGGCCAAAGCGGATCCTGCCGCCGTTATGCGTTCGGGCCTTCGGGATCCCGGTAAACACAATGTCCGGGGGGCCGAGGATGAGTTGCTGCCCGCTGCCTTCGAGGCGAAGGCGGGCGATCCGGTTGTCATCGGCCGCCGTGAAATAGGCGTAGAGGTAACGGTCCTGCCCGAAATCCGGGGACAGCGCAATGCCCAGCAGCCCGCCTTCGCCGCCAGGGACGACGCCGGGTACCTGGCCGATCGTCGCTGCCGGCGCGCTGCCTGCCCCACCGTTGCCGGCCGAGGCGCCGGGAAGGGATTTGAGCAACGCTGTGTCGCGTTCGCTGATGACGGCAGTGCCGTCCGGCAGGAACACGGTGGACCAGGGCAGTTGCAGCCCGGCGTCGATCGTCCCGATGACCGCTGGCGGGGCCGGGCCCTGGGCTGCCGTGCTGCCGCCTGTACCGGCAGGTACGGACCCGTTCCCGGTGCAGCCGGCGAGGACGAGCGAGACCGCCACTGCTGCGGCGCTCCGGCCCAGCCGCCGGCACACGTGGCCAGGGTCTGCAAGGGTCATCGGATTCGCCATCTCGTCAGGGTCCGCGACGGGGCCGTCCGCGGGGCTTCCGGCTACCGGCGGTTCCGGCGCGGGGGCCTGAAGCCGGCCGCCTCGGCGTGGGCGGGGGAGAGGAACCAGACCTCCGCGCGGGTTTCTTCGAACGAGGGGCTGGACTCGTCGTGGTAGGTCATCGAGGAGGCGTCGCCCTTGACTGAGAAGCCATCGGGTCCGCTGCCGTTGGCAGCGGGTGCGGCTGATCCCTCGCCGTAGGGCTGCTCAACCGCGAGATGGCCTGCAGGTTCTGCTGGCTGCACCGTCGGCTCCGCCGGCTGATCTGCAGGCCCGGCGGTGTGGCCGACGGGCTCGGCCGTGTGACTCGCAAATGACTCGGCGGCTGCCGAGGACTGCGTCGTTTGCAGGATTTCAGCTTCCGCCAGCGGGGCCTTCGCCGCGCTGTCACGTGTATGGTCTCCGGCCGTGGTCGAGACTGCCGCCGGTCCGGCAGCCGGGGTCGAGGCTGCCGACGCAGGGGCGGGTCCGTCCCCGGCTTGCTCCGGGGTCTCCGCTGCGGCGGACTCCGCCCCGGGCAGGGTCGGTGCGTGGGGTTCTGTGTATTCCGGATGGTGGACCGGGACGTGGGCGTCCGGTTCGGCGCGGGATTCGTTCGGCGCCTCGGCCGCGGCCCCGACCGGAGCAGCCTCCGCTGCGGCGGATTCCGCCCCGGGCAGGGTCGGTGCATGGGGTTCGGTGTATTCCGGATGGTGGACCGGGGCGTGGGCCTCCGGTTTCGTGCGGGCGTCCGGTTCCACGCTGGGTGCGGCGGACGCATCAGCCGTAACAGCATCAACCCCGACAGCATCAGCCCTGACCGCTGCAACCGCGTCGGCTTCAGCTTCCGGCTGCCTTGTTCCGTGCGGCGCTTCTGCTGCTGCGCCCCCAGCCGGCACGGAGGCTGCAGCGGGCGCGGTGGATGCCGGCTCGCCGGGCCCGGACGTGGGAGCAGGGGAGCCGGCGGTGGCGCTCAAGTCTGCGCCGGTGCGGGAGTTGTTGCGGTTCAGCAGCCACCACACGACGGCGACGATGACGACGATGACGATCAGCCAGACGATCCAATCCATAGCAAAGTCCTTCTGTCGTTAAGGCGGTTGCAGTTGCTTGACGTTACGACGCGCCCCAGCAGCCTGTCCACCCTTGGAGGACGCACCCGCGGTTGTGGGGCGGGCGCCGGATCAGCCGCAGCGACTGCCGGAGTGTGTGTAGTAACCGGGAACGGTGCCGGGTCCGCCGTGTAGCCTCGCTTCATGGATTTCAAGCGACTGCGGATACTCCGCGAGCTCTCCGAACGGGGCACTGTCGGCGCCACGGCCGAGGCTTTGAAGGTGACGCCTTCGGCCGTGTCCCAGCAGCTCAAAACCCTCCAGCAGGAACTCGGTGTCGTCCTGGTGGAGAAGTCAGGCCGTGGTGTGCGGCTTACGGAAGCGGGACTGGCCATGGCCGGCGCCGCAGCCGACCTCTCGACGGCGGTGGCGCGCGCGGAAGCCACGATCGACCTGTACCGGCACGGGCGGCAGACCCACGTCAGGGCCGCTTTCTTCCCCAGCGCGGCAGAAATGTTCTTGCCGGGCCTACTGCACCGGACGAAAGAAATCGACGGACTCCACTTCGAAGCGCACTTCCAGGACCCGGCCGTTGCCGGATTCGCAGGTCTGACGGCGGACTATGACATCGTGATCGCCCACAGCGTCGATGGCGCGGACGTGTTCGCCCGCCGAGGCCTCACGGTGGTGCCGCTGCTGGAGGAACCGCTGGACGTGGCACTGCCGGTCGGCCATCCGCTGGCGGAGAAGGAAGCGCTGACTGCAGCGGACGTCGTGGCCTACCCCTGGATGGGAATGCCGGAGGGGTTTCCCTTCGATACGGTCGTGCGCCGGATCGAACTCCAGGCCGACACTCCAGTGTTCCGGGCCCAGCTCTTTCCCGATCTGCGGGTGCTGGAAGCGCTGGTCAGTGCCGGGCACGGACTGACAGTGCTGCCCCGTTTTACGGCGCTCCGGAACCAGGACCGCGGCTTCGTTCTCCGTCCGCTGGAAGGTCTGGAGGCGAGCCGGATCATCGTCGCCCTGGCGCGCCCCGATGTTGCCGCCCGGACGACCATCCAGCTGGTTCTGGCCATGCTGGTTGCCGAGGCGCAGTCGGTCGCCGCGGCTCCCGGTTTGAGTGATCCGCCTCACGATGAGGGGCAAAACCAAGAACGAAGGTCCAAAATGTGAGACGGATGTCCATTATTTGGTCGAAATATTCAGGAAATCGGCCTTAATCCGGCGGGCCCGGTCGCTGGCACCTTCCGCAGAGCCCTAGACTTTGACCCATGAGTGAGGACACCCAAACAGCGACAGAAACCACGCCGGACATCAAGCCCCGCAGCCGGGTCGTTACCGACGGAATCCATGCTGCCCCAGCGCGTGGCATGTTCCGCGCGATCGGTATGGGCGACGATGACTTCGCCAAGCCCCAGATTGGCGTGGCCAGCTCCTGGAACGAAATCACTCCCTGCAACCTGTCGTTGAACAGGCTGGCCCAGGCCGTCAAGGAAGGCGTCCACGCCGGCGGCGGATTCCCGATGCAGTTCGGGACGATCTCCGTTTCCGACGGCATCTCGATGGGACACGAGGGCATGCACTTCTCCCTCGTGTCCCGCGAAGTCATCGCCGACTCGGTCGAGACCGTCATGCAGGCCGAGCGGATCGACGGCTCGGTCCTCCTGGCCGGCTGCGACAAATCGCTCCCGGGCATGCTCATGGCAGCCGCCCGCCTGGACCTCGCCGCCGTCTTCCTCTATGCCGGCTCCATCATGCCGGGCTGGGTCAAGCTCGAGGACGGATCCGAGAAGGAAGTCACCCTGATCGACGCGTTCGAGGCCGTTGGCGCCTGCGCCGCGGGCAAGATGAGCCTTGGGGACCTGGAGCGCATCGAAAAGGCTATTTGCCCGGGTGAAGGCGCCTGTGGCGGCATGTACACCGCCAATACGATGGCCTGCATCGGCGAGGCCATGGGTATGTCACTGCCTGGTTCCGCTGCACCGCCTTCGGCGGACCGCCGCCGCGACGACTTCGCCCGCAAGTCCGGCGAGGCCGTCGTCAACCTGCTGCGCAAGGGCATCACGGCCCGCGACATCATGACCAAGAAGGCTTTCGAGAATGCGATTGCCGTCACCATGGCCTTTGGCGGCTCCACCAATGCGGTGCTGCACCTGCTGGCAATTGCCCGTGAAGCGGAAGTCGAGCTGAGCCTGGATGACTTCAACCGGATCGGTGACAAGATCCCGCACCTGGGCGACCTGAAGCCCTTCGGCCGTTACGTCATGACCGACGTCGACAAGATTGGCGGCGTGCCGGTCATCATGAAGGCCCTGCTCGACGCCGGTCTGCTGCACGGTGATTGCCTTACCGTCACGGGCAAGACGGTCGCGGAAAACCTGTCCACGATCAACCCGCCGGACCTGGACGGCAAGATCCTGCGTGCCATGGACAATCCCATCCACAAGACCGGCGGCATCACGATCCTGCACGGCTCGATGGCCCCGGAAGGCGCCGTGGTCAAGACTGCCGGCTTCGACGCCGACGTCTTTGAGGGCTCGGCCCGCGTCTTTGAACGCGAAAAGGGCGCCCTGGACGCCCTGGACAGGGGCGAGATCCACAAGGGTGACGTCGTCGTCATCCGCTACGAGGGACCCAAGGGCGGACCCGGCATGCGCGAAATGCTCGCCATTACCGGGGCCATCAAGGGCGCCGGCCTGGGGAAGGACGTCCTGCTGCTGACCGACGGCCGGTTCTCCGGCGGCACCACGGGACTGTGCATCGGCCACGTTGCCCCCGAGGCGGCCGACGGCGGACCCATCGCCTTCGTCAAGGACGGCGACCGGATCCGTGTCGATATCGCGGCCCGGTCCTTTGACCTGTTGGTGGACGATTCCGAGCTCGAGGCCCGCAAGGAAGGCTGGCAGCCGCTGCCCGCGAAGTTCACCAAGGGCGTGCTCGCCAAGTACGCCAAGCTCGTTCACAGCGCCTCCACCGGCGCCTACTGCGGGTAGTGCCGATCCTGCGGCGGCGGTCATCCGGCCACCGCCGCAAGATCACTCAGTGGACAATGATGTCCACATCGTGAGACGGAAGGTGGGCTCGTTGACACCTGTCTCACCCAGAGGGAACACTGAACGCATGATCAAGTTCGTAACCGCCGGCGTCACAGCAGTTGACATCACCGTCGTACTCACCAAGCGCGTGGCTCAATAGCCGGTACTGGTAACGAACCATCACGCGCAACCCCTCGAAGAGCCGATCAGGCTGAGGGGTTTTTTTATTCCCGCAACATACGCAGCACCAGCACCATACCGATCGCAGAAGATCCACCAGTAGATCCCCAAAGGAAGAGTCCGATGAGCAAAGGATCGCCGATCAGCCCCTCGCTGATGGCCTCAAAGTCCGCTGGAGCCCACAAGGCTTCGGAACGCGTCGACCGTGCGGCTGATGCCGCCGTCGACACTGCCGCCGTCTCTCCTGTCCTTGGGCCGAACAACGTCGTACCCCCGACGGTGATGACCGGCTCGCAAGCAATCGTCCGCGCGCTCGAAGAACTCGGCGTCGACGACATCTTTGGTTTGCCCGGTGGCGCGATCCTGCCCACCTATGACCCTCTGATGGCTTCCCGAATGAACCACATTCTGGTCCGTCACGAGCAGGGAGCCGGCCACGCCGCGCAAGGCTATGCCATGGTCACCGGACGGGTCGGCGTCTGCATCGCCACCTCCGGCCCCGGTGCCACCAACCTCGTTACCGCCATCATGGACGCCCACATGGACTCCGTGCCGATGGTCGCCATTACCGGACAGGTCTCCAGCGGAGTCATCGGCACCGATGCGTTCCAGGAGGCGGACATCGTCGGCATCACCATGCCAATCACGAAGCACTCCTTCCTGGTCACGGACCCGAACGACATCCCGCACGTGATGGCCGAGGCTTTCCACCTGGCGTCCACCGGCCGTCCCGGTCCCGTCCTCGTGGACATCGCGAAGGATGCCCAGCAGGGCGAAATGACCTTCTCGTGGCCGCCCAAGATCGACCTCCCGGGCTACCATCCGGTACTTCGTGGCCACAGCAAGCAGCTCCGCGAGGCCGCCCGGCTGATTGCGGCCGCCGTCAAGCCCGTGCTCTATGTGGGCGGCGGAGTGGTCAAGTCCCATGCCGCAGCGGAACTGCGTGAACTCGCCGAGCTGACCGGCGCCCCTGTGGTCACCACCCTGATGGCCCGCGGCGTGTTCCCGGACTCGCACCCGCAGCACGTGGGCATGCCCGGTATGCACGGGACCGTGTCTGCCGTGACCGCCCTGCAACAGTCCGATCTGCTGATCACGCTTGGAGCGCGCTTCGATGACCGGGTGACCGGCATCCTGAAGTCCTTCGCCCCCTACGCCAAGGTCATCCACGCCGACATCGACCCCGCGGAAATCTCCAAGAACCGCACGGCCGACGTGCCGATTGTTGGTTCGGTCGAGGAGATCATTCCGGAACTGACTGAAGCCGTCCGACTCCAGTTCGAGGCAGCCGGAACCCCTGACCTGACGAGCTGGTGGGCCTTCCTGAACAACCTCAAGGAGACCTACCCGCTGGGCTGGACGGAACCGGAGGACGGCCTGAGCGCCCCGCAGCGCGTGATCGAACGTATCGGTGCCCTCACCGGACCGGAAGGCGTCTACGTCGCAGGCGTTGGCCAGCACCAGATGTGGGCCGCCCAGTTCATCAAATACGAGCGTCCGCACGCCTGGCTTAACTCCGGCGGGGCCGGCACCATGGGCTACGCCGTCCCGGCGGCCATGGGCGCCAAGGTCGGCAACCCGGACCGGGTGGTCTGGGCGATCGACGGCGACGGCTGCTTCCAGATGACCAACCAGGAGCTCGCCACCTGCGCGATCAACAAGATTCCGATCAAGGTTGCTGTTATCAACAACTCCTCGCTCGGTATGGTGCGCCAGTGGCAGACCCTGTTCTATGAGGGCCGTTATTCCAACACGGACCTGAATACCGGCCATGACACCGTCCGCATCCCGGACTTCGTCAAGCTGGCGGACGCCTACGGCTGCGCTTCCTTCCGCTGCGAGCGGGATGAGGATATCGACGCCACCATCCAGAAGGCACTGGCCATTAACGACCGCCCGGTGGTCATTGACTTCGTCGTAAGCCCCAACTCCATGGTGTGGCCAATGGTCCCCGCCGGAGTCAGCAACGACCAGATCCAGGTTGCCCGCAACATGACCCCGGAATGGGAAGAGGAGGACTGAACATGACCCGCCACACACTGTCCGTTCTGGTCGAAGACAAGCCCGGTGTGCTGACACGCGTTGCCAGCCTCTTTGCCCGCCGCGCCTTTAACATCAATTCCCTGGCCGTCGGCCCGACGGAAGTTCCGGGCATGTCCCGGATGACCGTCGTCGTGGACGCCGATGGTGAGCTGATCGAGCAGGTCACGAAGCAGCTCAACAAGCTGATCAACGTGCTCAAAATCGTTGAGCTCACCTCAGAATCTTCCGTACAGCGCGACCACATCCTGGTCAAGGTACGTGCGGATGCCGCAACACGGCTGCAGGTCACCCAGGCTGCAGACCTGTTCCGCGCTTCAGTGGTCGACGTCTCCACAGAGTCGGTGGTCATCGAGGCTACAGGCCACCCCGAGAAGCTCACGGCCTTGTTGTCCGTGCTCGAGCCTTTCGGTATCCGCGAAATCGTGCAGTCCGGCACCCTCGCCGTCGGGCGGGGATCCCGCTCCATGAGTGACAGGGCCCTGCGCTCCGCCTAAGACACGGCATAGGCGACAGCCTGGCCACGCGCTGTGTTCACCGCAGCACCAAAGACACCA includes:
- a CDS encoding acetolactate synthase large subunit, giving the protein MSKGSPISPSLMASKSAGAHKASERVDRAADAAVDTAAVSPVLGPNNVVPPTVMTGSQAIVRALEELGVDDIFGLPGGAILPTYDPLMASRMNHILVRHEQGAGHAAQGYAMVTGRVGVCIATSGPGATNLVTAIMDAHMDSVPMVAITGQVSSGVIGTDAFQEADIVGITMPITKHSFLVTDPNDIPHVMAEAFHLASTGRPGPVLVDIAKDAQQGEMTFSWPPKIDLPGYHPVLRGHSKQLREAARLIAAAVKPVLYVGGGVVKSHAAAELRELAELTGAPVVTTLMARGVFPDSHPQHVGMPGMHGTVSAVTALQQSDLLITLGARFDDRVTGILKSFAPYAKVIHADIDPAEISKNRTADVPIVGSVEEIIPELTEAVRLQFEAAGTPDLTSWWAFLNNLKETYPLGWTEPEDGLSAPQRVIERIGALTGPEGVYVAGVGQHQMWAAQFIKYERPHAWLNSGGAGTMGYAVPAAMGAKVGNPDRVVWAIDGDGCFQMTNQELATCAINKIPIKVAVINNSSLGMVRQWQTLFYEGRYSNTDLNTGHDTVRIPDFVKLADAYGCASFRCERDEDIDATIQKALAINDRPVVIDFVVSPNSMVWPMVPAGVSNDQIQVARNMTPEWEEED
- the ilvN gene encoding acetolactate synthase small subunit; the protein is MTRHTLSVLVEDKPGVLTRVASLFARRAFNINSLAVGPTEVPGMSRMTVVVDADGELIEQVTKQLNKLINVLKIVELTSESSVQRDHILVKVRADAATRLQVTQAADLFRASVVDVSTESVVIEATGHPEKLTALLSVLEPFGIREIVQSGTLAVGRGSRSMSDRALRSA
- the ilvD gene encoding dihydroxy-acid dehydratase; this translates as MSEDTQTATETTPDIKPRSRVVTDGIHAAPARGMFRAIGMGDDDFAKPQIGVASSWNEITPCNLSLNRLAQAVKEGVHAGGGFPMQFGTISVSDGISMGHEGMHFSLVSREVIADSVETVMQAERIDGSVLLAGCDKSLPGMLMAAARLDLAAVFLYAGSIMPGWVKLEDGSEKEVTLIDAFEAVGACAAGKMSLGDLERIEKAICPGEGACGGMYTANTMACIGEAMGMSLPGSAAPPSADRRRDDFARKSGEAVVNLLRKGITARDIMTKKAFENAIAVTMAFGGSTNAVLHLLAIAREAEVELSLDDFNRIGDKIPHLGDLKPFGRYVMTDVDKIGGVPVIMKALLDAGLLHGDCLTVTGKTVAENLSTINPPDLDGKILRAMDNPIHKTGGITILHGSMAPEGAVVKTAGFDADVFEGSARVFEREKGALDALDRGEIHKGDVVVIRYEGPKGGPGMREMLAITGAIKGAGLGKDVLLLTDGRFSGGTTGLCIGHVAPEAADGGPIAFVKDGDRIRVDIAARSFDLLVDDSELEARKEGWQPLPAKFTKGVLAKYAKLVHSASTGAYCG
- a CDS encoding sorbosone dehydrogenase family protein translates to MTLADPGHVCRRLGRSAAAVAVSLVLAGCTGNGSVPAGTGGSTAAQGPAPPAVIGTIDAGLQLPWSTVFLPDGTAVISERDTALLKSLPGASAGNGGAGSAPAATIGQVPGVVPGGEGGLLGIALSPDFGQDRYLYAYFTAADDNRIARLRLEGSGQQLILGPPDIVFTGIPKARTHNGGRIRFGPDGFLYVGTGDSQRRDQPQDRNALGGKILRLTPDGDPAPGNPFGDNPVYSLGHRNVQGLAWDSAGRLWSSEFGPEVNDELNLIVPGGNYGWPEVTGAPHRPGFLDAKVVWPSTAESSPSGLEIAGDTAYVGALRGQRLWVVPLNGEFAADPVAHFTGTYGRLRGVTRAPDGLLWVLSNNKNPDFVLILDPSK
- a CDS encoding LysR family transcriptional regulator; amino-acid sequence: MDFKRLRILRELSERGTVGATAEALKVTPSAVSQQLKTLQQELGVVLVEKSGRGVRLTEAGLAMAGAAADLSTAVARAEATIDLYRHGRQTHVRAAFFPSAAEMFLPGLLHRTKEIDGLHFEAHFQDPAVAGFAGLTADYDIVIAHSVDGADVFARRGLTVVPLLEEPLDVALPVGHPLAEKEALTAADVVAYPWMGMPEGFPFDTVVRRIELQADTPVFRAQLFPDLRVLEALVSAGHGLTVLPRFTALRNQDRGFVLRPLEGLEASRIIVALARPDVAARTTIQLVLAMLVAEAQSVAAAPGLSDPPHDEGQNQERRSKM